From a region of the Tenggerimyces flavus genome:
- a CDS encoding WD40/YVTN/BNR-like repeat-containing protein: protein MAQVGRIGVIALASLVVVDVVLVSFAIQHVRSGNADPRTAPTPLPSISSPAVEPSRTASPKPTGSASPSATAPATPAATGPVLIDIGSGDAVARATVGTCGDGGGSVQLSTDGGKTFSSAGLPDEAAVILRIASSDSDNAWVVASSSDCSEATTYRTSNGGESWDDSQGSAGSWHKVGDPAAEVHAPEGTVDVPCADEATVTGLSTLSQELAYVLCSDGQVLRSRDAGGSWRERGKAVGALDLDFVDETSGLAAATGDSSCEGVAIMSTSDAGETWEQSACVETTSTSPPDISAAGERAYLAVAGTVWYSTDTGETWERR from the coding sequence GTGGCACAGGTAGGCAGGATCGGGGTCATCGCGCTGGCCTCTCTTGTCGTGGTCGACGTCGTCCTCGTCAGCTTCGCGATTCAGCACGTCCGCAGCGGCAACGCCGACCCGCGGACGGCTCCCACACCCCTGCCCTCGATCTCGTCCCCCGCGGTCGAGCCGTCGCGTACGGCCTCGCCGAAGCCCACGGGCTCGGCATCGCCCTCGGCGACCGCTCCGGCGACGCCAGCGGCCACCGGCCCGGTGCTGATCGACATCGGCTCGGGGGACGCCGTGGCCCGCGCCACGGTCGGCACGTGTGGCGACGGCGGCGGATCGGTACAGCTTTCGACCGACGGCGGCAAGACGTTCTCCTCCGCCGGACTGCCGGACGAGGCCGCGGTGATCCTGCGGATCGCCTCGTCGGACTCCGACAACGCCTGGGTGGTCGCGTCGTCCTCGGACTGCTCGGAGGCGACGACGTACCGCACGTCCAACGGCGGTGAGTCCTGGGACGACTCGCAGGGCTCGGCCGGCAGCTGGCACAAGGTCGGCGACCCGGCCGCCGAGGTGCACGCGCCGGAGGGAACGGTGGACGTGCCCTGCGCCGACGAGGCGACGGTCACCGGGCTGAGCACGCTGTCGCAGGAGCTCGCGTACGTGCTGTGCTCCGACGGTCAGGTCCTCCGCTCCCGCGACGCCGGCGGCTCGTGGCGCGAGCGCGGCAAGGCGGTCGGCGCCCTCGACCTGGACTTCGTCGACGAGACGTCGGGCCTCGCGGCCGCGACGGGTGACTCGTCCTGCGAGGGCGTCGCGATCATGAGTACGTCGGACGCCGGCGAGACCTGGGAGCAGAGCGCCTGCGTCGAGACCACGTCCACCTCGCCGCCCGACATCTCCGCCGCCGGCGAGCGCGCGTACCTCGCCGTCGCCGGCACCGTCTGGTACTCCACCGACACCGGCGAGACCTGGGAGCGCCGCTAG
- a CDS encoding dihydrofolate reductase family protein: MREIIVTVEVSLDGVQDHPENFAFDYHDEESTAFIGDVFSSADAWLMGRETYEGMAAFWPTADFPQAESLNAMTKYVASRTLTEPLAWNNSHLLGTDPVARLTELKQEDGGPLVQSGVGELTRTMLDAGLVDELRVLVYPLVMGEGEAATWTQAAGARKFTLAESRTFRNGIVALHLRPA; encoded by the coding sequence ATGCGCGAGATCATCGTGACCGTCGAGGTGAGCCTCGACGGCGTACAGGACCATCCCGAGAACTTCGCCTTCGACTACCACGACGAGGAGTCGACCGCCTTCATCGGTGACGTCTTCTCGTCGGCGGATGCCTGGCTGATGGGCCGCGAGACCTACGAAGGCATGGCGGCGTTCTGGCCGACCGCGGACTTCCCGCAGGCCGAGTCCCTGAACGCGATGACGAAGTACGTCGCCTCGCGGACGCTCACCGAGCCGCTGGCGTGGAACAACTCCCACCTGCTCGGGACGGACCCGGTCGCGCGCCTCACGGAACTGAAGCAGGAGGACGGCGGGCCGCTCGTGCAGTCCGGGGTGGGCGAGCTGACCCGGACCATGCTCGACGCCGGGCTGGTCGACGAACTCCGGGTTCTGGTCTATCCGCTCGTGATGGGCGAGGGCGAGGCCGCGACCTGGACGCAGGCCGCCGGCGCGCGGAAGTTCACGCTGGCCGAGAGCCGGACGTTCCGGAACGGGATCGTGGCCTTGCACCTCCGCCCGGCCTGA
- a CDS encoding choice-of-anchor P family protein has product MTPAAAHAAGPEIGFTAYAYGTSVYNADRSAMSGPTAYVSLACTTAPGKKAKNNSAAADLGRVGKAGATVTTVDSSEWGDSRATKSTSTTAGTSLLGGIIRAKAITAEAKVKSTPDGWKAENKSVLADLTILGKKIDAEVGPNTKIKVALPGVGKIAEVILNEQLTRTKANGTFETTTTALHVKVLPNSQLGNKFNVDVTIGRANAQLTPPAVGYLGGRGFATKVTLLDKTVESGPTSLVAVPCLGGTSSNRVASGDLGGIARAKGAATKAEGSAGDPAKSRVEAELAGVNLLGGLITADAIKSVATAKQSAGGPVELSDRGSKFVNLRIGGKQVLDTDIGPNTRIDVLGVQITLNKIRKTSTSITVTQIEVVIKSPRHGLPVNSKVEISYASASILPAL; this is encoded by the coding sequence GTGACCCCTGCCGCCGCCCACGCGGCCGGCCCAGAGATTGGTTTCACGGCGTACGCCTATGGAACCAGCGTCTACAACGCCGACCGGTCGGCTATGTCCGGCCCGACGGCGTACGTCAGCCTTGCTTGCACGACGGCCCCGGGCAAGAAGGCGAAGAACAACTCGGCCGCCGCTGACCTCGGAAGGGTCGGCAAGGCCGGCGCTACGGTCACGACGGTCGACTCTTCCGAATGGGGCGACTCGCGGGCGACGAAGTCGACGTCCACGACCGCTGGCACCTCGTTGCTCGGCGGCATCATCCGCGCCAAGGCCATCACGGCCGAGGCGAAGGTGAAGTCGACGCCGGACGGCTGGAAGGCCGAGAACAAGTCCGTTCTCGCCGACCTCACCATCCTCGGCAAGAAGATCGACGCCGAGGTTGGGCCCAACACCAAGATCAAGGTTGCTCTGCCCGGCGTTGGCAAGATCGCCGAGGTGATCCTCAACGAGCAGCTGACTCGGACCAAGGCCAACGGCACGTTCGAGACGACCACGACGGCTCTGCACGTCAAGGTCCTCCCCAACAGCCAGCTGGGGAACAAGTTCAACGTCGACGTGACCATCGGCCGCGCTAACGCGCAGCTGACCCCGCCGGCGGTGGGCTACCTCGGTGGCCGCGGCTTCGCCACCAAGGTGACGCTGCTCGACAAGACCGTCGAGTCGGGCCCGACCTCCCTGGTCGCGGTTCCCTGCCTCGGTGGCACGTCGTCCAACCGGGTCGCTTCCGGTGACCTGGGCGGCATCGCCAGGGCGAAGGGCGCTGCGACGAAGGCCGAGGGCTCCGCGGGTGACCCCGCGAAGTCGCGGGTCGAAGCAGAGCTCGCCGGAGTGAACCTGCTCGGCGGTCTGATCACGGCAGACGCCATCAAGTCCGTCGCCACGGCGAAGCAGTCCGCCGGCGGACCGGTGGAGCTGTCGGACAGGGGTTCGAAGTTCGTGAACCTGCGGATCGGTGGCAAGCAGGTGCTCGACACCGACATCGGCCCGAACACCCGGATCGACGTGCTCGGTGTCCAGATCACGCTGAACAAGATCCGCAAGACGTCGACGAGCATCACGGTCACCCAGATCGAGGTCGTGATCAAGTCTCCGCGTCACGGACTGCCGGTGAACTCGAAGGTGGAGATCTCCTACGCCTCCGCCAGCATCCTGCCGGCACTGTAG
- the wecB gene encoding non-hydrolyzing UDP-N-acetylglucosamine 2-epimerase, translating to MRRVMIVYGTRPEAVKVATLIGALRQAPDLEPVVVVTGQHRQLLDQVNELFEIVPDHDLDIITPRQTLADVTTRVLTGASAVIQSVRPDAVVVQGDTTTSFAAALAAFYEKVPVVHVEAGLRTDDRYSPFPEEVNRRLTGRLASVHLAPTATNRANLLAEGIPSSDIVVTGNTVIDALFDVVARRAPYSDPALASLVESGRRIVLVTTHRRESWGEPMRSAVGAIADVARSHPEISVVLPLHRNPVVREVVEPALGGLPNVLLTESLPYAEFARLMSDSALVLTDSGGVQEEAPSLGKPVLVLRENTERPEAVTAGTVRLVGTERSTVRTALLSLLDDEASYARMATAMNPYGDGKATPRCVAAIADLLGTGFRIADFDG from the coding sequence GTGCGACGCGTCATGATCGTCTACGGGACGCGTCCCGAAGCCGTCAAGGTGGCAACGCTGATCGGCGCCCTCCGTCAGGCGCCCGATCTCGAGCCGGTCGTCGTGGTCACCGGCCAGCATCGGCAGCTGCTCGACCAGGTCAACGAGCTCTTCGAGATCGTTCCCGATCACGACCTGGACATCATCACACCCCGCCAGACGCTCGCCGACGTCACCACCCGGGTGCTCACCGGGGCTTCCGCGGTGATCCAGTCGGTCCGGCCGGACGCGGTCGTCGTCCAGGGCGACACCACGACCTCGTTCGCTGCCGCGCTCGCCGCGTTCTACGAGAAGGTGCCGGTCGTGCACGTCGAGGCGGGCCTGCGTACGGACGACAGGTACTCGCCGTTCCCCGAAGAGGTCAACCGCCGCCTGACCGGCCGGCTGGCTTCGGTCCACCTCGCGCCGACCGCGACGAACCGCGCGAACTTGCTCGCCGAGGGCATCCCTTCGTCGGACATCGTCGTGACCGGCAACACGGTGATCGACGCACTCTTCGACGTGGTGGCGCGGCGTGCCCCGTACTCCGACCCCGCACTGGCGTCGCTGGTCGAGAGCGGGCGGCGGATCGTGCTCGTGACCACGCACCGCCGCGAGTCCTGGGGCGAGCCGATGCGGTCTGCTGTGGGTGCGATCGCCGACGTGGCCAGGAGCCACCCGGAGATCTCGGTCGTGCTGCCGTTGCACCGCAACCCGGTCGTGCGCGAGGTCGTCGAGCCGGCGCTCGGCGGGCTGCCGAACGTGCTGCTGACCGAGTCGCTGCCGTACGCGGAGTTCGCGCGGCTGATGAGCGACTCCGCTCTCGTCCTGACCGACTCCGGTGGGGTGCAGGAGGAGGCTCCGAGTCTCGGCAAGCCCGTGCTCGTCCTGCGGGAGAACACCGAGCGGCCCGAGGCCGTCACGGCGGGCACGGTGCGGCTGGTGGGGACGGAGCGGTCCACGGTGCGGACGGCTCTGCTGTCGCTGCTCGACGACGAGGCTTCGTACGCGCGGATGGCGACGGCGATGAACCCATACGGCGACGGGAAGGCGACGCCGCGGTGCGTCGCGGCGATCGCCGACCTGCTCGGGACCGGCTTCCGGATCGCCGACTTCGACGGCTGA